One Leclercia pneumoniae genomic region harbors:
- a CDS encoding Ail/Lom family outer membrane beta-barrel protein — MKKISLAVFVATTLASGAALADNQTVSVGYAQSKVEDFKNIRGVNVQYRYEWDSPVSLMGSFTYMSGDEDEHYYLFSDSVKNHIEAKYYSLLVGPAYRINDYVSLYALGGVARVKADGHTTWVNGGDNYTQRDSISEKSTSFAYGAGVQFNPTPELAIGVGYEGTNADLGDDYGINGWNLTVGYRF; from the coding sequence ATGAAAAAAATATCGCTGGCGGTATTCGTGGCGACGACTCTGGCAAGTGGCGCGGCTCTGGCAGATAACCAAACCGTTTCTGTCGGTTATGCGCAGAGTAAAGTCGAAGACTTTAAAAATATCCGCGGCGTAAACGTTCAGTATCGCTATGAGTGGGACTCTCCGGTCAGCCTGATGGGCTCATTCACCTATATGAGCGGCGACGAAGATGAACATTATTATCTGTTCTCTGACTCCGTAAAAAACCATATTGAAGCGAAATATTACTCTCTGCTGGTAGGCCCGGCTTACCGTATTAACGACTACGTATCTCTGTATGCGCTGGGCGGCGTGGCGCGTGTGAAAGCCGACGGTCATACCACCTGGGTTAACGGCGGTGATAATTACACCCAGCGCGATAGCATCTCTGAAAAATCGACCTCCTTCGCTTACGGCGCGGGCGTGCAGTTTAACCCAACGCCGGAGCTGGCGATTGGCGTGGGCTACGAAGGCACCAATGCAGACCTGGGCGACGACTACGGCATCAACGGCTGGAACCTGACCGTAGGTTACCGCTTCTAA
- a CDS encoding LysR family transcriptional regulator translates to MDKLRGMETFIAVVESGSFIGAATRLEMSAVMVGKYIAQLEARLGTRLLERNTRRQSLTDAGRVYYDEAKRVIEQLGIAESAVERLRTAPAGTLRVSAPTSFGGCVIAPLAATFLQSWPEVRVELDLTNRLVDLVEEGIDLAIRIGEIHQQDLVARYLCAYRMVICAAPDYLARHGTPQTPADLVDHLCLSHTVWTARNEWRLPGVEGEVRWKRDAILRCNDGYGLRMAACAGAGLLLQPEVLVEEELKNGKLIRVLESFTPAPRPVHLLWRQDLRPLPKLTQFIAHLTAQAGEPN, encoded by the coding sequence ATGGATAAGCTTCGCGGCATGGAGACCTTTATCGCGGTGGTGGAGAGCGGCAGTTTTATTGGCGCTGCAACGCGTCTGGAGATGTCGGCGGTAATGGTGGGCAAATACATTGCCCAGCTAGAAGCGCGTCTCGGTACACGTCTGCTGGAGCGAAACACACGCCGCCAGAGTCTCACCGACGCCGGACGGGTTTATTACGACGAGGCGAAACGCGTCATTGAACAACTCGGCATCGCCGAGAGCGCCGTCGAGCGCCTGCGCACCGCGCCGGCGGGCACGCTGCGGGTCAGTGCGCCCACCTCGTTTGGCGGTTGCGTTATTGCCCCGCTGGCGGCCACTTTTCTGCAAAGCTGGCCAGAGGTACGGGTAGAGCTGGATCTGACCAACCGGCTGGTCGATCTGGTGGAGGAGGGGATTGACCTGGCGATCCGCATCGGCGAGATCCATCAGCAGGATCTGGTGGCGCGATACCTCTGCGCCTACCGGATGGTGATCTGCGCCGCGCCGGACTATCTGGCGCGTCATGGCACACCGCAAACCCCGGCCGATCTGGTGGATCATCTCTGCCTGTCGCACACGGTCTGGACTGCCCGCAACGAGTGGCGCTTACCGGGTGTGGAAGGGGAGGTGCGCTGGAAGCGTGACGCCATTTTGCGCTGTAACGACGGATATGGATTACGGATGGCCGCGTGTGCCGGAGCCGGGCTACTGCTACAGCCAGAGGTGCTGGTGGAAGAGGAACTTAAAAACGGTAAGTTGATCAGGGTGCTGGAGTCGTTTACTCCGGCACCCAGGCCGGTTCACCTGCTGTGGCGGCAAGATTTACGCCCGCTGCCGAAGCTGACGCAATTTATTGCCCATCTCACCGCCCAGGCGGGGGAACCGAATTAG
- a CDS encoding short chain dehydrogenase: MKIVIIGASGTVGRAVTEALSDRHEVIRVGRTQGDYQVDITSQESVQALFDTIGKVDAIVSASGGVHFGPLTTMKASDFNQGLQDKLLGQVRLALTGQHYLNQGGSITLISGIIAHEPIAQGVNATTVNAALEGFVRAAACELPHGIRINLISPTVLTESAEAYDGFFPGFESVPAAKVAQAYRRSVEGVQSGRIYQVGY, from the coding sequence ATGAAAATCGTGATTATTGGTGCCAGCGGTACGGTGGGTCGTGCGGTAACAGAGGCGTTAAGCGATCGCCATGAGGTGATTCGCGTGGGGCGCACGCAGGGGGATTATCAGGTGGATATCACTTCGCAGGAGAGCGTCCAGGCGCTGTTCGACACTATTGGTAAGGTGGATGCGATTGTCTCCGCCAGCGGTGGCGTGCACTTTGGTCCGCTCACCACCATGAAAGCGAGCGATTTCAATCAAGGCTTACAGGATAAGCTTCTCGGTCAGGTGCGCCTGGCGCTGACCGGCCAGCACTATCTGAATCAAGGGGGCTCCATTACGTTGATTAGCGGCATTATCGCCCACGAGCCTATTGCGCAGGGGGTGAATGCCACCACGGTTAATGCGGCGCTGGAGGGCTTTGTCCGCGCCGCCGCCTGCGAACTGCCGCACGGTATTCGTATTAACCTGATTAGCCCCACGGTGCTCACCGAATCCGCAGAGGCCTATGATGGCTTCTTCCCGGGGTTTGAAAGCGTGCCCGCCGCGAAGGTGGCGCAAGCCTATCGCCGCAGCGTAGAGGGGGTGCAAAGCGGACGGATCTATCAGGTGGGGTATTAA
- a CDS encoding hemagglutinin repeat-containing protein: MNKNLYRIVFNKARGMLMVVADIARSGRAGSSRASGIGHTHSRLIGKVSAISFGLWLAMGAIQPAQANIVANTGAPKNQQPTVINSANGTPQVNIQTPSKAGVSRNSYTQFDVDKKGAILNNSHKNVQTNLGGMVAGNPWLARGEAKVILNEVSARDPSKLNGMIEVAGQKAQVVIANPAGITCSGCGFINANRATLTTGQAQMKDGNLTGFKVDRGEVVVEGAGMDTSGADYTDIIARSVKVNAGLWARDLKVTTGRNTVSAAHDKIEKGSDDPATRPQLAVDVASLGGMYAGKIRMVGTERGVGVRNAGAIGAQAGSVTLTADGRIENSGTVRASDNVSVQTAGAFTNTGVLTAANNVQAKAGSLTSSKESVLAAGVKNNGQLADAGNLTLTTSGQLTAAGQTLAGGDLSASGQGVDMRGSQTQGKRVTLNGGAGDVKTASAKVSARELNVRTSKLLDNRDGTLSADTLRISAHDIANQRGKLIQSGSGTLAVALPGSIDNQQGQIGAASGVNLKASSLNNTAGQIVAAAGKNRLEAGELNNQQGLISATTGDGEIVSQQAINNRQGRIEAAKTQRIEATGINNQQGVMVADDASLALNGGTLDNQAGSLLALGSLTLSSGALNNQGGFLASDGDFTLTSGNITNTEGQIGANQRLNATFTTLSNAGGSVKSAGDMSLNGGLLDNSSGTTLSGASLTFTGDALDNRNGGRLIGMADSELHTASLQNGGGQIQSVGDLLIDGAQGMVDNASGLIRGGKAVTLNALNFVNQNTLGDNQGLEGQNVTLNTGDLDNQSGIILASNDLLIRNNGVLNNSAGALSSSNSLEVSGAALNLMNGGGTLKAGKNLNVQAQSLDASGQLLSLGDMTLSSANGVNNSGETIANGNLTFATPGDFINSGKLMAGSALNVQSAGLTNLASGEINAGSNTLTATGSVINYGLIDGIHTRINADTLNNIGTGRIYGDAVDVNAITFNNLAENGTAATLAGRERVDLGVQTLNNVAHSLIYSAGSLLIGGSLDANGAATGRAGTINNHSATIESAGDMAIAASQINNINDHFSTEVVRVSQEDRTEYQHRGSTTRWEAGQEGVEVNDRSADGLRNLSTPDKPGGGHDNFNQYNYTRTIDETRIKESDPAKILAGGNLQLTGDKLFNDKSQVIAGGTLLIDQLGTVQNDDVTGERHITDNGTVTHYYRIRHKGDDEQGRSKTAYTPPTEIQSIALKPGQLVSNGSVEGSQLSITPLVLTGTDVAIGRANAITVSPGQPVTPPAGQQFEVTPADGIIRIIGPNTTLPDNSLFNVNPSADVPYLVETDPRFTNEREWLGSDYMQRAFTQDGDTTLKRLGDGYYEQRLVREQVVGITGQRYLDGYSNDEEQFKSLMDKGITFGKQYDLKIGVALTPEQMALLTGDIVWLVNTRVKMPDGSMENVLVPQVYAKVKPGDIDGSGALIAGNNVSMKLNGDLFNSGTIAGRKVLQLDANNITNQSGTLLGNDVSLTARTDIINTGGAIVGGNSVLASAGRDITLTSTTTSAQSENGENSFARTNIKSVSGIYVQGDDGKLALQSGRDITLTGAQVIASGENGKAQLVAGRDVNLNTVTTARSDNLIWDADNSLKQRSQEQTGSIVNGTGGVIVSAGNDINARGASMRSDGALTLAAQRNITLEGVLNEDQLDERHKVVGGNGWLSKTTTKTRDTVDNQSVQGSELSAGSVNIAAGNNLTVAGSAVVGTDDVALRAGNDLTLTSMGGRQNETHLKEEKKSGLMSSGGIGFTVGSRKETVDQASQALAGQGTTVGSLQGDTVLIAGNDYRQTGSTVSSPNGNVGIQGKNVTIEAAENTYASQYKRTVEQKGLTLAVNVPVVSALQSVLNATKTVGQSNDDRINMLAAANAAWDSARAASTMMNAAQGVMTDGAQAVAQNVSVSLTYGQSKQTNTETTDSTSALASKVNAGNKAVVVATGGEQSDINIIGSDVSGKQGTTLFADNDINILAAEQQRHNRSDNTSSGWNAGIAVSYGQGGASFGVTAGANKGKGYGNGDEVSWRNSHVGDMDSQTTLISGGDTTLRGGQLLGKGVDITAQNLNIESLQDTMTWRGEQKNMGGQVTVGYGFSASGNYSQSKVNADYASVQEQSGVFAGSDGYNINVKDHTDLVGGLITSSDSAEQAGKNQFSTGTLSWRDINNHSDYEGNGFGIGGSVSMNTDLGLGDNAAPQSDKTVTDKNGNTHLADGYASLDKNISFGLGHDSGSDSSVTRSGINTSNITITRPDEQQQAVEGVKTDITTETAAANSGRLENNFDKDDVFKELNLQVKVTSEFRDNANQQISRYIDGKQAAARAALKQAKDSGDVEKREAALAEVYKLQYQRRFLQTLVGIVAGSPDVAITQGTLALAATKMREETINNSFLSPPIEDKTGEVLSNVSGDSNGLYDGIKAGGVRVSLDIFCKDNNTRCAVNPDGSLALNDKGHYYFAGDNKYHNFEELLNTEKNEEAKGLYGPTGGFQGTGGLMGPLTYKPGTFFGDMLDSLVEGYAGTHDYVGGQLPGFYDSQGNTGRHRQPLTNLAADTWTIVAIPVATPFAMSELVSPELLDFIFTTAQ, from the coding sequence ATGAATAAGAACCTCTACCGAATTGTCTTTAACAAAGCGCGCGGCATGCTGATGGTGGTGGCGGATATCGCCCGCTCTGGCCGCGCCGGTTCGTCCCGCGCTTCCGGTATTGGTCATACCCATAGCCGACTGATTGGCAAAGTCAGTGCCATCAGCTTTGGGCTCTGGCTGGCGATGGGGGCGATTCAGCCTGCGCAGGCCAACATCGTGGCCAATACCGGCGCGCCAAAAAATCAACAGCCGACGGTGATTAACAGCGCCAACGGCACACCGCAGGTGAATATCCAGACGCCATCGAAAGCAGGCGTTTCACGCAACAGTTACACCCAGTTTGATGTGGATAAAAAAGGGGCCATCCTCAATAACTCCCACAAAAACGTGCAGACCAATCTGGGCGGCATGGTGGCGGGCAACCCATGGCTGGCGCGCGGCGAAGCCAAAGTGATCCTGAACGAGGTCAGCGCCCGCGATCCGAGCAAGCTGAACGGCATGATTGAGGTCGCCGGGCAAAAAGCGCAGGTGGTGATTGCCAACCCGGCGGGCATTACCTGTAGTGGCTGCGGCTTTATCAACGCCAACCGCGCTACCCTGACCACCGGTCAGGCGCAGATGAAAGATGGCAACCTCACCGGTTTCAAAGTGGATCGCGGTGAAGTGGTGGTCGAAGGGGCCGGGATGGACACCTCCGGCGCCGATTACACCGACATTATCGCCCGCTCGGTCAAGGTAAACGCCGGGCTGTGGGCCAGGGATCTGAAAGTGACTACCGGGCGTAACACGGTCAGCGCCGCGCATGACAAGATCGAAAAAGGGAGCGATGACCCCGCCACGCGCCCACAGCTGGCCGTGGATGTCGCCAGTCTGGGCGGCATGTACGCAGGCAAAATCCGCATGGTCGGCACCGAGCGCGGCGTGGGCGTGCGTAACGCCGGAGCGATAGGCGCGCAGGCAGGCAGCGTCACCCTCACTGCTGATGGTCGCATCGAGAACAGCGGCACCGTCCGTGCCAGCGACAACGTCAGCGTACAGACCGCTGGCGCGTTTACCAACACCGGCGTGCTGACGGCGGCGAACAACGTACAGGCGAAAGCCGGAAGCCTCACCAGCAGCAAAGAGAGCGTGCTGGCGGCCGGGGTGAAAAATAACGGCCAACTCGCGGATGCCGGAAACCTGACGCTTACGACCAGCGGACAGTTGACAGCCGCAGGGCAGACGCTGGCGGGCGGTGACCTGAGCGCCAGCGGCCAGGGGGTGGACATGCGCGGCAGCCAGACCCAGGGCAAGCGCGTCACCCTGAACGGCGGCGCAGGCGATGTGAAAACCGCCAGCGCGAAAGTGAGCGCCCGCGAGCTGAACGTGCGCACCAGCAAGTTGCTCGATAACCGTGACGGTACGCTCAGCGCCGACACCCTCAGGATCAGCGCGCATGATATCGCCAACCAGCGGGGGAAACTGATTCAGAGCGGTAGCGGCACCCTGGCGGTGGCGCTACCCGGCAGCATTGATAATCAGCAGGGGCAGATTGGTGCGGCGTCCGGCGTCAACCTGAAGGCAAGCAGCCTCAATAACACCGCAGGCCAGATTGTCGCGGCCGCCGGGAAAAACCGGCTTGAGGCTGGCGAGTTGAATAACCAGCAAGGCCTGATTTCTGCCACCACCGGCGACGGCGAGATCGTTAGCCAGCAGGCCATTAACAACCGTCAGGGGCGTATTGAGGCGGCGAAAACTCAGCGCATCGAGGCGACAGGGATAAATAACCAGCAGGGAGTGATGGTCGCCGACGACGCCTCCCTGGCCCTGAATGGCGGCACGCTGGATAACCAGGCGGGCTCCCTGCTCGCATTAGGGTCGCTGACCCTGTCGAGCGGTGCGCTGAATAACCAGGGCGGCTTCCTGGCCAGCGATGGCGACTTCACCCTGACGAGCGGTAATATCACCAACACGGAGGGCCAGATTGGGGCGAATCAACGCCTCAACGCGACCTTCACCACCCTGAGTAACGCCGGCGGCTCGGTCAAATCGGCGGGCGATATGAGCCTGAACGGTGGCCTGCTGGATAACAGCAGCGGGACCACCCTCTCCGGCGCCAGCCTCACCTTTACGGGCGACGCGCTTGATAACCGCAATGGCGGGCGTCTGATTGGCATGGCGGATAGCGAACTGCATACCGCGAGCCTCCAGAACGGAGGTGGACAGATCCAGAGCGTGGGCGATTTGCTGATCGATGGCGCACAGGGCATGGTGGATAACGCCTCTGGCCTGATCCGGGGCGGCAAAGCGGTCACGCTTAACGCCCTGAACTTCGTCAACCAGAACACGCTGGGTGACAACCAGGGGCTGGAGGGGCAGAACGTCACCCTCAATACCGGGGATCTCGACAACCAGAGCGGCATCATTCTGGCCAGCAATGACCTGCTGATTCGCAATAACGGCGTGTTGAATAACAGCGCCGGGGCCCTCTCCTCCTCCAACAGTCTGGAGGTGAGCGGCGCGGCGCTGAACCTGATGAATGGCGGCGGCACCCTGAAAGCTGGCAAAAACCTTAACGTCCAGGCGCAGTCGCTCGATGCCAGCGGCCAACTGTTGTCGCTGGGGGATATGACGCTTAGCAGCGCCAACGGCGTTAATAACAGCGGCGAGACGATTGCCAACGGCAACCTCACCTTTGCGACACCAGGCGATTTTATCAACAGCGGCAAGCTGATGGCGGGCAGCGCCCTGAACGTACAGAGCGCCGGGCTCACCAACCTTGCCAGCGGCGAAATCAACGCCGGCAGCAACACCCTCACCGCTACCGGTAGCGTAATCAACTACGGCCTGATTGACGGGATCCACACCCGCATTAACGCCGACACGCTGAACAATATCGGCACCGGGCGTATCTACGGCGATGCGGTAGACGTCAATGCCATCACCTTTAACAACCTGGCTGAAAATGGCACGGCGGCGACGCTGGCCGGGCGTGAGCGGGTGGATCTCGGCGTGCAGACGCTGAACAACGTTGCACATAGCCTGATTTACAGCGCGGGCTCGCTGCTGATTGGCGGTTCGCTGGATGCCAACGGCGCCGCCACCGGGCGCGCGGGCACCATTAACAACCACAGCGCAACCATTGAGTCTGCGGGCGATATGGCTATTGCGGCCTCGCAAATCAACAATATTAACGATCACTTCAGCACCGAAGTGGTACGGGTGTCGCAAGAAGATCGCACCGAGTATCAACACCGCGGCTCAACCACCCGCTGGGAGGCGGGCCAGGAGGGGGTTGAGGTGAATGATAGATCTGCCGATGGTCTGCGTAACCTCAGCACGCCAGACAAGCCCGGCGGCGGTCACGACAACTTTAATCAGTACAACTACACCCGCACCATCGACGAAACGCGCATTAAAGAGAGCGATCCGGCGAAGATCCTCGCCGGTGGTAATCTACAGCTCACCGGCGACAAGCTCTTTAACGACAAGAGCCAGGTCATTGCCGGCGGAACGCTGCTGATCGACCAGTTGGGCACCGTACAGAATGACGATGTAACGGGCGAACGCCACATCACCGATAACGGCACCGTTACCCACTACTATCGTATTCGTCATAAAGGTGACGATGAGCAAGGTCGTAGCAAGACCGCTTACACACCGCCGACCGAGATTCAAAGCATTGCCCTGAAGCCAGGCCAGCTGGTGAGCAACGGCAGCGTTGAGGGAAGCCAGCTTAGCATCACGCCGCTGGTGTTAACGGGCACGGATGTGGCCATCGGTCGGGCGAACGCCATCACCGTTTCACCGGGGCAACCCGTCACCCCACCGGCCGGGCAGCAGTTTGAAGTGACGCCCGCGGACGGCATTATCCGCATCATCGGGCCGAATACGACTCTGCCCGATAACAGCCTCTTTAACGTTAACCCTTCGGCGGACGTGCCGTATCTGGTCGAAACCGACCCGCGCTTCACCAACGAGCGCGAGTGGCTGGGCAGCGACTATATGCAGCGCGCCTTTACGCAGGATGGCGACACCACGCTGAAACGGCTGGGCGATGGTTATTACGAGCAGCGGCTGGTACGCGAGCAAGTGGTTGGCATTACCGGGCAGCGTTATCTGGACGGCTACAGCAACGATGAAGAGCAGTTCAAATCGCTGATGGACAAAGGCATCACCTTCGGCAAACAGTACGACCTGAAAATCGGCGTGGCGCTGACGCCGGAACAGATGGCGCTGCTCACCGGGGATATCGTCTGGCTGGTGAATACCCGCGTGAAGATGCCGGACGGGTCAATGGAGAACGTGCTGGTACCGCAGGTTTACGCCAAAGTGAAACCGGGCGATATCGACGGCTCCGGGGCGCTGATTGCCGGGAACAACGTGTCGATGAAGCTGAATGGCGACCTGTTTAACAGCGGAACCATTGCCGGGCGTAAAGTCCTGCAGCTGGATGCGAACAACATTACCAACCAGTCCGGCACCCTTCTGGGGAACGACGTTAGCCTGACGGCCCGCACCGATATCATCAACACCGGTGGCGCGATCGTGGGCGGAAACAGCGTGCTGGCGAGCGCCGGGCGTGACATCACCCTCACCTCGACCACGACCAGCGCCCAGAGCGAGAACGGCGAAAACAGCTTTGCCCGTACCAACATCAAGAGCGTTTCGGGTATTTATGTCCAGGGTGACGACGGCAAGCTTGCGCTGCAATCTGGCCGTGATATCACTCTGACCGGCGCGCAGGTCATTGCCAGCGGTGAGAATGGCAAAGCGCAGCTGGTTGCCGGACGTGATGTGAACCTGAATACGGTCACCACCGCCCGCAGCGACAACCTGATCTGGGATGCGGACAACAGTCTGAAACAGCGCAGCCAGGAGCAGACCGGGAGCATCGTCAACGGTACCGGGGGCGTCATCGTCTCGGCGGGTAATGACATCAACGCACGGGGCGCCAGCATGCGTTCTGACGGTGCGCTGACGCTGGCGGCGCAGCGCAATATCACGCTCGAAGGCGTGCTTAACGAAGATCAGCTCGACGAACGCCATAAAGTGGTGGGCGGCAATGGCTGGCTGTCGAAAACCACCACCAAAACCCGTGATACCGTAGATAACCAGAGCGTACAGGGCAGCGAACTGAGCGCCGGTTCAGTGAACATTGCCGCCGGTAACAACCTCACCGTGGCGGGCAGCGCCGTGGTAGGCACTGACGATGTGGCGCTGCGTGCTGGTAATGATCTGACGCTCACCAGCATGGGCGGGCGCCAGAACGAAACGCATCTTAAAGAAGAGAAAAAATCGGGGCTGATGTCCTCCGGCGGCATCGGCTTTACGGTGGGGTCGCGTAAAGAGACCGTTGATCAGGCCAGCCAGGCGCTGGCAGGCCAGGGGACGACGGTGGGTAGCCTGCAGGGTGATACGGTACTGATTGCCGGTAATGATTACCGCCAGACCGGAAGCACCGTCTCTTCGCCGAACGGCAACGTAGGGATTCAGGGCAAAAACGTCACCATCGAAGCGGCAGAAAATACTTATGCCTCCCAGTATAAACGCACGGTTGAACAGAAAGGCCTTACCCTCGCTGTTAACGTGCCGGTGGTGTCAGCCCTGCAGAGCGTGCTGAACGCCACGAAGACCGTTGGCCAAAGCAACGACGACCGTATCAATATGCTCGCCGCCGCGAATGCGGCCTGGGATAGCGCCCGCGCGGCCAGCACCATGATGAACGCAGCCCAGGGCGTGATGACAGACGGTGCGCAGGCGGTGGCGCAAAACGTCAGCGTCTCCTTAACCTATGGTCAGAGCAAGCAGACCAACACCGAAACCACGGACAGCACCTCCGCGCTGGCGAGTAAGGTCAATGCCGGCAATAAGGCGGTGGTCGTGGCCACCGGCGGCGAGCAGTCGGATATCAATATCATCGGTTCCGACGTTAGCGGTAAGCAGGGCACGACCCTGTTCGCCGACAACGACATCAATATCCTCGCCGCTGAGCAGCAACGACATAACCGTTCGGATAACACCTCCAGCGGCTGGAATGCCGGTATCGCGGTGAGCTACGGCCAGGGGGGCGCCTCCTTTGGTGTCACCGCGGGGGCCAACAAAGGGAAAGGTTATGGCAACGGCGATGAGGTCAGCTGGCGTAACAGCCACGTAGGGGATATGGACAGCCAGACCACCCTTATCAGCGGCGGCGATACCACCCTGCGCGGCGGACAGCTGCTGGGCAAAGGGGTGGATATCACGGCGCAAAACCTGAACATCGAAAGTCTGCAGGACACCATGACCTGGCGCGGCGAACAGAAAAACATGGGCGGCCAGGTGACCGTGGGCTATGGCTTCTCCGCCAGCGGCAACTATAGCCAGTCGAAAGTGAATGCCGATTACGCCTCGGTGCAGGAGCAGTCCGGTGTCTTTGCCGGCAGTGATGGCTACAACATCAACGTGAAAGATCATACCGACCTGGTCGGTGGGCTGATCACCTCCAGCGACAGTGCCGAACAGGCGGGTAAAAACCAGTTCAGCACCGGCACGCTAAGCTGGCGCGATATCAACAATCATTCAGATTATGAGGGCAACGGCTTTGGGATTGGCGGCTCAGTGAGCATGAATACCGATCTGGGGCTGGGGGATAACGCCGCGCCTCAAAGCGATAAAACCGTGACTGACAAAAACGGCAACACCCACCTGGCGGACGGTTACGCCTCGCTGGATAAGAACATCAGCTTCGGTCTGGGACATGACAGCGGCAGCGACAGCTCCGTCACCCGCAGCGGGATCAACACCAGCAATATCACTATCACCCGTCCGGATGAGCAGCAGCAGGCGGTTGAAGGGGTGAAAACCGATATCACCACCGAAACCGCGGCGGCGAATTCCGGCCGCCTGGAGAATAATTTCGATAAAGACGACGTCTTTAAAGAGCTGAATCTTCAGGTGAAAGTGACGAGTGAATTCCGCGACAATGCAAATCAGCAGATTAGCCGCTACATAGATGGTAAACAGGCCGCCGCACGGGCCGCGCTGAAGCAGGCAAAAGACTCCGGCGACGTTGAGAAACGGGAAGCCGCGTTGGCCGAAGTCTACAAACTGCAATATCAACGCCGCTTCCTGCAGACCCTGGTGGGTATTGTGGCCGGCTCGCCGGATGTTGCTATCACTCAGGGGACGCTGGCTCTGGCGGCCACCAAAATGCGCGAGGAGACCATCAACAACTCGTTCTTGTCGCCCCCTATTGAAGATAAAACCGGCGAGGTGCTGAGTAACGTTTCCGGCGACAGTAATGGGTTGTACGACGGGATCAAGGCCGGCGGCGTGCGCGTGAGTCTGGATATCTTCTGTAAGGATAACAATACCCGCTGTGCCGTTAATCCGGACGGTTCGCTTGCACTTAACGATAAGGGGCACTATTACTTCGCCGGTGACAACAAGTATCACAACTTTGAAGAGTTGCTCAATACTGAAAAGAACGAAGAGGCAAAAGGCTTGTACGGCCCGACGGGCGGATTCCAGGGGACGGGCGGCCTGATGGGACCTTTAACCTACAAACCGGGCACCTTCTTTGGCGATATGCTCGATTCGCTGGTTGAAGGCTATGCGGGGACGCACGATTATGTGGGAGGACAGTTGCCGGGCTTCTATGACAGCCAGGGGAATACCGGGCGCCATCGGCAGCCATTAACCAACCTGGCGGCAGACACCTGGACGATAGTGGCGATTCCGGTGGCGACGCCGTTTGCGATGAGCGAACTGGTTTCACCCGAGCTGCTTGATTTCATCTTTACGACGGCGCAATAG